From the genome of Streptomyces sp. NBC_01341, one region includes:
- a CDS encoding class I SAM-dependent methyltransferase — protein MSTPQGPTLRELAVQALSSTMRGYDLLAPKFDLTPYRTPDRVLDAVAEAVRPLGPFSSGLDVCCGTGAGVGVLRGLCTERVTGVDFSAGMLAVARHSHPADRGGPDVGWVRADARALPFRPVFDLALSLGAFGHFLPSERPGLFAQVRASLRPGGLFAFPVGAPPAVGSRAYWSLLGFDSAMRVRNALVRPRFIMYYRTFPLPGVLADLGRAGFGTRLLPLETLGRRQDGSPRARLVVAAVPE, from the coding sequence ATGTCCACTCCGCAGGGCCCCACGCTCCGCGAACTGGCCGTACAGGCGCTCTCCTCGACGATGCGCGGATACGACCTGCTCGCCCCGAAGTTCGACCTGACGCCGTACCGCACCCCGGACCGGGTCCTCGACGCCGTTGCCGAGGCGGTGCGGCCCCTGGGGCCCTTCAGCAGCGGCCTCGACGTCTGCTGCGGCACCGGCGCCGGGGTTGGCGTGCTGCGCGGTCTGTGTACGGAGCGCGTCACCGGCGTCGACTTCAGCGCGGGCATGCTCGCCGTGGCCAGGCACTCGCACCCGGCCGACCGCGGCGGCCCGGACGTGGGATGGGTGAGGGCGGACGCACGGGCCCTGCCGTTCCGGCCGGTCTTCGACCTGGCGCTGAGTCTCGGGGCGTTCGGGCACTTCCTGCCGTCGGAGCGCCCCGGGCTGTTCGCCCAGGTGCGCGCGTCCCTGAGGCCGGGCGGCCTGTTCGCCTTCCCGGTGGGCGCGCCGCCCGCCGTCGGTTCCCGGGCCTACTGGTCGTTGCTCGGCTTCGACTCCGCCATGAGGGTGCGCAACGCGCTCGTGCGCCCCCGATTCATCATGTACTACCGCACGTTTCCGTTGCCGGGTGTCCTGGCCGATCTCGGACGCGCCGGCTTCGGGACCCGTCTCCTGCCGCTGGAGACCCTCGGCCGGAGGCAGGACGGAAGCCCGCGTGCCCGCCTCGTGGTGGCAGCGGTCCCGGAATGA
- a CDS encoding LVIVD repeat-containing protein gives MTSLHTTSVRRRRLGVAAAAAGLFATLLTAGPAAATPDPGDTATTRGGVSVSEQAEARAAIKSGDIPGVDEIVHSDNIEHLTNIPKDALQGLNTDLAFQGRYAYAGNYDGFRIFDISNPKQPRTVAQVLCPGSQNDISVSGNLLFLSTDSSRSDNSCTSTTQPATEKSSWEGMKVFDISDKRNPKYVAAVETACGSHTHTIIPERKDVYVYVSSYSPNATFPDCQPPHDGISVIKVPRKAPGNARIVSFPVLFPDGGNPGAPDNPGVSKTTGCHDITVLPSKDLAAGACMGDGLLFSIKDPENPKIIDRVQDNVNFAFWHSASFNQDADKVVFTDELGGGGAATCNDEIGPNRGADGIYDITGKGDKRKLVFRSYFKIDRPQADTEVCVAHNGSLIPVKGRDLMVQAWYQGGISVWDFTDSSKPKEIAYFERGPVSTEAVTTAGPWSAYYYNGYIYSNDIAKGFDVLKLDDRRTDPAKRVRLPELNVQTQPEYFRH, from the coding sequence GTGACCTCGTTGCACACCACAAGCGTGCGGCGCAGACGTCTGGGTGTGGCGGCAGCCGCGGCCGGGCTCTTCGCCACTCTGCTGACAGCCGGGCCCGCCGCGGCCACGCCGGACCCGGGCGATACCGCCACCACCCGCGGCGGTGTCTCCGTGAGTGAGCAGGCCGAAGCCAGGGCCGCCATCAAGAGCGGCGACATACCCGGCGTGGACGAGATAGTCCACAGCGACAACATCGAGCACCTCACCAACATCCCCAAGGACGCGCTCCAGGGGCTCAACACGGACCTGGCGTTCCAGGGCAGGTACGCCTACGCCGGGAACTACGACGGCTTCCGCATCTTCGACATCAGCAACCCGAAGCAGCCCAGGACCGTCGCACAGGTCCTGTGCCCGGGCTCCCAGAACGACATCTCCGTCTCGGGCAACCTGCTGTTCCTGTCGACCGACTCCTCGCGCAGCGACAACTCGTGCACCAGCACCACCCAGCCAGCCACGGAGAAGTCGTCCTGGGAGGGCATGAAGGTCTTCGACATCAGCGACAAGCGCAACCCGAAGTACGTCGCCGCGGTCGAGACGGCGTGCGGTTCGCACACCCACACGATCATTCCCGAGCGGAAGGACGTGTACGTCTACGTCTCCTCCTACTCGCCGAACGCGACCTTCCCGGACTGCCAGCCGCCGCACGACGGGATCTCCGTCATCAAGGTGCCGCGCAAGGCCCCCGGGAACGCCCGCATCGTGTCCTTCCCCGTCCTCTTCCCGGACGGCGGCAACCCGGGAGCGCCGGACAACCCGGGCGTGTCCAAGACCACGGGCTGCCACGACATCACCGTCCTGCCGTCGAAGGACCTCGCCGCGGGCGCCTGCATGGGTGACGGCCTGCTGTTCTCCATCAAGGATCCGGAGAACCCGAAGATCATCGACCGGGTCCAGGACAACGTGAACTTCGCGTTCTGGCACTCCGCCAGCTTCAACCAGGACGCCGACAAGGTCGTGTTCACGGACGAGCTCGGCGGGGGTGGCGCCGCCACCTGCAACGACGAGATCGGTCCGAACCGGGGTGCGGACGGGATCTACGACATCACCGGCAAGGGGGACAAGCGCAAGCTGGTCTTCCGGAGCTACTTCAAGATCGACCGCCCCCAGGCCGACACGGAGGTCTGCGTCGCCCACAACGGGTCGCTCATCCCGGTGAAGGGCCGTGACCTGATGGTCCAGGCCTGGTACCAGGGCGGGATCTCCGTGTGGGACTTCACCGACTCCTCGAAGCCGAAGGAGATCGCGTACTTCGAGCGCGGCCCCGTGTCCACGGAGGCCGTCACCACCGCGGGCCCCTGGTCCGCTTACTACTACAACGGCTACATCTACTCCAACGACATCGCCAAGGGCTTCGACGTCCTGAAGCTCGACGACCGGCGGACGGACCCGGCCAAGCGGGTGCGCCTGCCCGAGCTCAACGTGCAGACGCAGCCGGAGTACTTCCGTCACTGA
- a CDS encoding M56 family metallopeptidase: MLVSLTLLLLGALAAVAAPGLMAKARWPDREPVVALWVWQCVVAAVLLSFALSMTFSAAAAWQAVRGHVFAPAPHGVVEAYALGAYGPWSAVIAVVLALGGAWSGAMLVREIHRAGRRRRQRRTELLARSPLMPGEEPDGGRLVVLEGERPDAWWLPGSAPQLVVTTAALDRLKGRQLDAVLAHEQGHAQARHDWLLHCSGALANGFPQIPVFAAFRDEMHRLVELAADDVASRRFGRLTIALALVELNEDRGVFGPGPASGAHVPLRVDRLLAPTKRLTAGHRLRLTAAAALVPVVPLLVAFVPGLSALG, from the coding sequence ATGTTGGTCTCCCTGACCCTGCTGCTGCTCGGTGCGCTGGCCGCCGTCGCGGCCCCGGGCCTGATGGCGAAGGCCCGGTGGCCGGACCGTGAGCCCGTCGTCGCCCTCTGGGTCTGGCAGTGCGTCGTGGCGGCTGTCCTGCTGTCGTTCGCCCTCTCCATGACCTTCAGCGCGGCAGCCGCCTGGCAGGCGGTCCGGGGCCACGTCTTCGCACCCGCCCCGCACGGCGTGGTCGAGGCATACGCCCTCGGCGCGTACGGGCCGTGGTCCGCGGTCATCGCCGTGGTGCTGGCCCTGGGCGGCGCGTGGAGCGGCGCGATGCTCGTGCGGGAGATCCACCGGGCCGGCCGCCGGCGTCGGCAGCGGCGCACCGAACTGCTGGCGCGCTCCCCGCTCATGCCGGGCGAGGAGCCCGACGGCGGACGCCTCGTGGTCCTGGAGGGGGAACGCCCGGACGCGTGGTGGCTGCCCGGTTCGGCTCCTCAACTGGTCGTCACCACAGCGGCACTCGACCGGCTGAAAGGCCGTCAGCTGGATGCCGTACTGGCTCACGAACAGGGACACGCCCAGGCCCGGCACGACTGGCTGCTGCACTGCTCGGGCGCCCTGGCGAACGGATTTCCGCAGATCCCGGTCTTCGCGGCGTTCCGCGACGAGATGCACCGCCTCGTCGAGCTGGCGGCGGACGACGTGGCGTCACGACGTTTCGGGCGACTGACCATCGCGCTCGCCCTGGTGGAACTGAACGAGGACCGGGGGGTGTTCGGGCCCGGCCCGGCATCCGGCGCCCATGTGCCGTTGCGGGTCGACCGCTTGCTCGCGCCGACGAAGCGGCTCACCGCGGGACATCGGCTGCGCCTGACGGCGGCGGCCGCGCTGGTGCCGGTCGTACCGCTGCTGGTGGCCTTCGTGCCGGGACTCAGCGCACTGGGATAG
- a CDS encoding phosphatase PAP2 family protein has translation MHSPSRSARTGLPFLVTGLACAVLSVVLLSLVAVRWPPLISADGSVAEALHRDAVGEPVLVHVNRVLTDWVWDPWTMRALTAVAVVTLWWRGARLLAVWVAVTSAVTTLVQQGLKALVGRERPRWPDPVDSANYAAFPSGHVMTAAVTCGLLLWLLRLHGAQPPLWWGSLALAVVSVTGVALTRLYLGVHWPSDVLGGALLGGAVCALSVAAYTRRTGGSPSTRSRPCRPVAGRR, from the coding sequence ATGCACTCCCCCTCACGCTCCGCGCGTACCGGTCTCCCCTTCCTCGTCACGGGCCTCGCCTGTGCCGTCCTCTCCGTCGTACTGCTGTCTCTGGTCGCGGTGCGCTGGCCGCCGCTGATCTCCGCGGACGGTTCGGTCGCGGAGGCGCTGCACCGCGATGCGGTGGGAGAACCGGTGCTGGTCCACGTCAACCGCGTACTGACGGACTGGGTGTGGGACCCCTGGACGATGCGTGCGCTGACGGCCGTCGCCGTGGTCACCCTGTGGTGGCGTGGAGCGCGGCTGCTCGCGGTGTGGGTGGCCGTGACGAGCGCCGTCACCACACTCGTGCAGCAGGGGCTCAAGGCCCTCGTGGGGCGGGAACGCCCCCGGTGGCCCGATCCGGTGGACTCGGCGAACTACGCCGCCTTCCCCTCGGGTCACGTGATGACCGCGGCGGTGACGTGCGGGCTCCTCCTGTGGCTGCTCCGCCTCCACGGCGCTCAGCCTCCGCTGTGGTGGGGCTCGCTCGCCCTCGCCGTGGTGTCGGTGACCGGCGTGGCACTGACACGCCTCTACCTGGGCGTGCACTGGCCGAGCGACGTTCTGGGCGGAGCGCTCCTGGGCGGGGCCGTGTGCGCGCTCTCCGTGGCCGCGTACACCCGCCGCACCGGCGGGTCACCGTCGACGCGCAGCCGCCCTTGTAGGCCGGTTGCGGGGCGGCGATGA
- a CDS encoding NADH:flavin oxidoreductase/NADH oxidase: MSALFEPYTLRSLTVPNRVWMAPMCQYSAEASGPDAGTVNDWHFAHYAARAVGGTGLVLTEATAISPEGRISPADLGIWNDRQVEAFRRVTDFLRSQGTVPGIQLAHAGRKASTDLPWRGGTPIGAGEPGGWQTVAPSPLAYDEGDPAPAELTVDDIKKIVDDFAEAARRALAAGFQVAEVHGAHGYLIGQFLSPHSNRRTGSYGGSFENRTRLALEVVDAVRAVWPEELPLFFRISATDWLTENADDTREGWTADETVRFARLLLAHGVDLMDVSTGGLAPNAQIPLEPGYQVPFAERVRTETGLPVAAVGLITDAVQAEKVLADGGADAVLLGRALLRDPYFARRAARELGGEVRTPDQYGRAV; encoded by the coding sequence GTGAGCGCACTCTTCGAGCCCTACACCCTCAGGTCGCTGACCGTCCCCAACCGTGTCTGGATGGCTCCCATGTGCCAGTACAGCGCGGAGGCGTCCGGGCCGGACGCCGGCACGGTCAACGACTGGCACTTCGCCCATTACGCGGCGCGCGCGGTGGGCGGCACCGGCCTCGTCCTGACGGAGGCCACCGCCATCAGCCCCGAGGGCAGGATCAGCCCCGCCGACCTCGGCATCTGGAACGACCGGCAGGTGGAGGCGTTCCGGCGCGTCACCGACTTCCTCCGAAGCCAGGGGACGGTCCCCGGCATCCAGCTCGCGCATGCCGGACGGAAGGCTTCGACCGATCTGCCCTGGCGCGGCGGAACTCCCATCGGGGCGGGCGAGCCCGGAGGCTGGCAGACGGTCGCCCCGAGTCCCCTGGCGTACGACGAGGGTGACCCCGCACCCGCCGAGCTGACCGTCGACGACATCAAGAAGATCGTCGACGACTTCGCGGAGGCCGCCCGCCGCGCACTCGCCGCCGGCTTCCAGGTCGCCGAGGTCCACGGTGCGCACGGCTACCTCATCGGTCAGTTCCTGTCCCCGCACAGCAACCGCCGCACCGGCTCCTACGGCGGCTCCTTCGAGAACCGCACGCGGCTCGCGCTCGAGGTCGTCGACGCGGTGCGAGCGGTGTGGCCCGAGGAGCTCCCGCTGTTCTTCCGGATCTCCGCCACCGACTGGCTGACCGAGAACGCGGACGACACGCGCGAGGGCTGGACCGCCGACGAGACCGTCCGCTTCGCCCGACTGCTGCTCGCGCACGGTGTCGACCTGATGGACGTCTCCACCGGCGGACTGGCGCCGAACGCCCAAATCCCCCTGGAGCCCGGCTATCAGGTGCCGTTCGCCGAGCGGGTGCGCACCGAGACCGGCCTCCCGGTCGCGGCAGTGGGACTGATCACCGACGCCGTACAGGCCGAGAAGGTCCTTGCCGACGGCGGCGCGGACGCGGTCCTGCTCGGCCGTGCACTGCTGCGTGACCCCTACTTCGCCCGCCGGGCGGCGCGGGAGCTCGGCGGCGAGGTCCGGACACCCGATCAGTACGGCCGGGCGGTGTGA
- a CDS encoding HAD family hydrolase, whose protein sequence is MQIKGALFDFSGTLFRIEPVTSWLRAALDSTGTVLDEADFEGYAQRLTAAGALPGGPSPERIPPELASAYAVRDSSARHHREAYTGLARQAGLPDPGLCDALYERHMDPAAWQPYPDAEEVLRGLRADGVPIGVVSNIGWDLRPVFRAHGLDGLIDVYVLSYEHGVQKPDPRLFRTACTLLGRDPVDVVMVGDDRHADAGAAGIGCEVRFVDHLPVAERPGGLRALGLTDVTEEGRDTRGS, encoded by the coding sequence ATGCAGATCAAGGGCGCACTTTTCGACTTCTCCGGAACCCTCTTCAGGATCGAGCCCGTCACCTCGTGGCTGCGGGCAGCCCTGGACAGCACGGGTACGGTCCTGGACGAGGCCGACTTCGAGGGGTACGCACAGCGGCTGACGGCCGCCGGCGCACTGCCCGGGGGCCCGTCCCCCGAGCGGATCCCGCCCGAACTGGCGTCCGCCTATGCCGTTCGCGACAGCAGCGCGCGACACCACAGGGAGGCGTACACGGGCCTGGCACGGCAGGCGGGTCTGCCGGATCCCGGCCTCTGCGACGCGCTGTACGAGCGCCACATGGATCCCGCCGCCTGGCAGCCGTATCCCGACGCGGAGGAGGTGCTGCGCGGACTGCGCGCCGACGGGGTTCCGATCGGTGTCGTGAGCAACATCGGCTGGGATCTGCGCCCTGTCTTCAGGGCGCACGGCCTGGACGGGCTGATCGACGTCTACGTGCTGTCCTACGAACACGGCGTCCAGAAGCCGGATCCCCGCCTGTTCCGCACGGCGTGCACGCTGCTGGGGCGCGACCCGGTGGACGTGGTCATGGTCGGTGACGACCGGCACGCTGACGCGGGGGCGGCGGGGATCGGCTGCGAGGTGCGCTTCGTCGACCACCTCCCCGTGGCGGAGCGGCCCGGCGGACTCCGGGCGCTCGGCTTGACGGACGTCACGGAAGAGGGCCGCGATACCCGCGGTTCGTGA
- a CDS encoding glycoside hydrolase family 3 N-terminal domain-containing protein — translation MAIHPAPQARPADPPPAADGPWRDPSLSPEERVADLASRMTLEEKAAQLYGIWVGADAEGDGVAPHQNDMVDPVDFEDLTTRGLGQLTRPFGSAPVDPGVGAVSLATAQARIVAAGRFGIPALAHEECLAGFTAWGATAYPVPLAWGAAWDPGLVTEMARRIGDDMRSVGVHQGLAPVLDVVRDLRWGRVEETIGEDPYLVATIGTAYVRGLESAGIVATLKHFAGYSASAGARNLSPVRAGAREMADVILPPFEMAVREGGARSVMHSYAEIDGVPAAADPSLLTGLLRDTWGFTGTVVADYFGIGFLETLHKVAGSRGDAARLALTAGVDVELPTVRSYGDELVAAVRDGRVAEELLDRALHRVLLQKCALGLLDRDLSLLPVALDGVEPSHARGTVDLDPPRNRALARLLAERSCVLLANPGGVLPLSGTGRIAVVGPRADDPLAMLGCYSFPSHVGVQHPASPMGIEVLTLLESLREEFPGAGVDHARGCEVDGADTSGIAAAAATAAAADVCVAVLGDRAGLFGRGTSGEGCDAADLALPGRQGELLDALLATGTPVVLVLLTGRTYALGGRAARLAGCVQAFFPGEEGGPALAGVLSGRVNPSGRLPLGVPEGPGGQPWTYLQPPLGRANGVSNLDPSPLYPFGHGLSYTSFAWEPGPDVPAELSTDGERDLEITVRNTGDRDGAEVVQLYAHDPVAQTTRPEVRLIAYARVPLAAGEARRVGFRFHADLVSFTGTAGRRIVEPGDLELRFATSSDAADVKHTVRLRLTGPERTVDHGRRMVCVTSVGPPLVQE, via the coding sequence ATGGCAATCCACCCCGCACCGCAGGCCCGTCCGGCCGACCCGCCCCCGGCCGCGGACGGCCCGTGGCGCGACCCTTCGCTCAGCCCCGAGGAGAGGGTGGCCGACCTGGCGTCCCGGATGACGCTGGAGGAGAAGGCCGCCCAGCTGTACGGAATCTGGGTGGGTGCCGACGCCGAGGGCGACGGAGTCGCGCCGCATCAGAACGACATGGTCGACCCCGTCGACTTCGAGGACCTCACCACCCGCGGCCTGGGCCAGCTCACCCGGCCGTTCGGCAGCGCTCCGGTGGACCCGGGCGTCGGAGCCGTCTCGCTGGCCACCGCTCAGGCCAGGATCGTCGCGGCCGGCAGATTCGGTATCCCGGCACTCGCCCACGAGGAGTGCCTGGCCGGCTTCACCGCCTGGGGTGCGACCGCCTACCCGGTCCCGCTCGCCTGGGGTGCGGCCTGGGACCCCGGGCTCGTCACGGAGATGGCCCGGCGGATCGGCGACGACATGCGTTCGGTCGGCGTCCACCAGGGACTGGCACCGGTCCTGGACGTGGTCCGGGACCTGCGCTGGGGCCGCGTCGAGGAGACCATCGGGGAGGACCCCTACCTGGTCGCGACCATCGGTACGGCCTATGTCCGCGGTCTCGAGTCCGCCGGGATCGTCGCGACACTCAAGCACTTCGCGGGCTACTCCGCGTCGGCCGGCGCACGGAACCTGTCTCCCGTCAGGGCCGGCGCCCGGGAGATGGCGGACGTGATCCTGCCGCCGTTCGAGATGGCGGTCCGGGAAGGCGGTGCACGCTCCGTGATGCACTCCTACGCGGAGATCGACGGCGTACCCGCCGCCGCCGACCCCTCGCTGCTCACCGGACTCCTCCGGGACACCTGGGGATTCACCGGCACGGTCGTCGCCGACTACTTCGGCATCGGTTTCCTGGAGACCCTGCACAAGGTGGCGGGGAGCCGTGGGGACGCCGCGCGCCTCGCCCTGACCGCGGGAGTCGACGTCGAACTGCCCACCGTGCGCAGCTACGGCGACGAGCTGGTCGCCGCCGTGCGGGACGGACGTGTCGCGGAGGAACTCCTGGACCGTGCCCTGCACCGCGTTCTGCTCCAGAAGTGCGCGCTCGGGCTGCTCGACCGGGACCTGTCCCTCCTGCCCGTGGCACTCGACGGTGTGGAGCCGTCCCACGCACGCGGCACGGTGGACCTGGACCCGCCGCGGAACAGGGCCCTTGCCCGGCTGCTCGCGGAGCGGTCCTGCGTGCTGCTGGCGAACCCCGGGGGCGTGCTGCCTTTGAGCGGCACCGGCCGGATCGCGGTCGTCGGACCGCGTGCCGACGACCCTTTGGCCATGCTCGGCTGCTACTCCTTCCCCAGTCACGTCGGGGTCCAGCACCCCGCCTCGCCCATGGGCATCGAGGTTTTGACGCTGCTGGAATCCCTGCGCGAGGAGTTCCCGGGCGCCGGCGTCGACCATGCCCGGGGCTGCGAGGTGGACGGTGCGGACACCTCCGGCATCGCGGCCGCCGCCGCGACGGCCGCCGCGGCCGATGTCTGCGTCGCCGTACTCGGGGACCGGGCCGGGCTGTTCGGAAGGGGCACGTCCGGAGAGGGCTGTGACGCGGCGGACCTCGCCCTGCCGGGCCGGCAGGGCGAACTCCTGGACGCACTCCTGGCCACGGGCACCCCGGTCGTCCTGGTCCTGCTGACGGGACGTACGTACGCGCTGGGTGGACGGGCCGCGCGGCTGGCCGGGTGTGTGCAGGCGTTCTTCCCCGGCGAGGAGGGCGGCCCGGCGCTCGCGGGTGTGCTCTCGGGCCGGGTGAATCCCTCCGGACGCCTGCCCCTGGGAGTCCCCGAGGGGCCCGGGGGACAGCCGTGGACGTATCTCCAGCCTCCGCTCGGGCGTGCCAACGGGGTGAGCAACCTCGACCCGAGCCCTCTCTACCCGTTCGGACACGGGCTGTCCTACACCTCGTTCGCCTGGGAGCCCGGCCCGGACGTCCCGGCCGAGCTTTCCACCGACGGTGAGAGGGACCTCGAGATCACGGTGCGCAACACCGGCGACCGCGACGGGGCCGAGGTCGTGCAGCTCTACGCCCACGACCCGGTCGCCCAGACCACGCGCCCCGAGGTCCGGCTGATCGCTTACGCCCGGGTGCCGCTCGCCGCGGGGGAGGCCCGCAGGGTCGGCTTCCGTTTCCACGCGGACCTGGTCTCCTTCACCGGGACCGCGGGGCGCCGGATCGTGGAACCGGGAGATCTCGAACTCCGCTTCGCCACGTCCAGCGACGCGGCCGACGTCAAGCACACCGTGCGGCTGCGTCTCACCGGACCCGAGCGCACCGTCGATCACGGTCGCCGCATGGTCTGCGTCACGTCGGTGGGACCGCCACTCGTCCAGGAGTGA
- a CDS encoding DUF5134 domain-containing protein, which yields MHGPALSGWLLMVLCGLTGAYCLLRARDGTERERSTARAEALMGFGMAAMAVPAALFTLPDWMWAVYAVTFGASALRALAYARAGGHHLHHLVGSLAMVYMSVAMIPSSAHTVGGHSGHGAGAAGGVPVLTGVLLVYYAAYVLRSAGRLIPASAPVAVPDGGTVGVSWGARPELALACRLTMAMAMFAMLLTL from the coding sequence GTGCACGGACCGGCACTGTCCGGCTGGCTGCTCATGGTGCTGTGCGGGCTCACGGGGGCCTACTGCCTGCTGCGCGCCCGGGACGGTACGGAGCGGGAGCGCAGCACCGCGCGCGCCGAGGCGCTGATGGGTTTCGGCATGGCCGCGATGGCGGTGCCCGCGGCCCTGTTCACCCTCCCGGACTGGATGTGGGCCGTGTACGCCGTGACGTTCGGCGCGTCGGCCCTGCGCGCGCTCGCGTACGCCCGTGCCGGAGGACATCATCTGCACCATCTGGTGGGCTCGCTGGCCATGGTCTACATGTCCGTCGCGATGATTCCGTCATCGGCGCACACGGTCGGGGGTCACTCGGGCCACGGTGCCGGCGCCGCCGGAGGCGTCCCCGTCCTGACGGGAGTGCTGCTCGTCTACTACGCGGCCTACGTCCTGCGCTCGGCGGGACGGCTCATACCGGCGTCCGCACCCGTGGCCGTGCCGGACGGCGGGACGGTGGGTGTCAGCTGGGGTGCGCGGCCGGAGCTGGCACTCGCCTGCAGGCTGACCATGGCGATGGCCATGTTCGCCATGCTGCTCACACTCTGA
- a CDS encoding DUF305 domain-containing protein, translating into MLISRRTSRLRSVVLVAALSAALLTSGCEADGGDGATKSAADGGPSVIAPGKPGEPARTLSPDEAAEAAGDDTPNSADIRYARMMIEHHRQALVLTALVPDRARSGSVERLAQRISAAQKPEIAAMEGWLKNNGVEGREETHEHSPMPGMATETQLADLRAARGEAFDTLFLKLMITHHQGAVTMATEALTDGNNVLVEEMANDVVAQQTVEVERMRALMT; encoded by the coding sequence GTGCTGATATCCCGTCGGACGTCACGCCTGCGCTCTGTCGTCCTGGTGGCCGCCCTCTCGGCCGCGCTGCTCACGAGCGGCTGCGAAGCAGACGGCGGTGACGGCGCGACGAAGTCAGCGGCGGACGGGGGCCCTTCGGTCATCGCTCCCGGAAAGCCGGGTGAGCCGGCCCGGACGCTGTCGCCCGACGAGGCGGCCGAGGCCGCCGGGGACGACACCCCCAACTCCGCCGACATCCGGTACGCGCGGATGATGATCGAGCATCACCGGCAGGCACTGGTGCTCACCGCACTCGTCCCGGACCGGGCCCGGTCGGGCTCGGTCGAACGGCTCGCACAGCGCATATCCGCCGCTCAGAAGCCGGAGATCGCCGCCATGGAGGGGTGGCTGAAGAACAACGGCGTCGAGGGCAGGGAGGAGACCCACGAGCATTCCCCGATGCCGGGGATGGCGACCGAGACCCAACTGGCGGACCTGCGCGCGGCGCGGGGCGAGGCGTTCGACACGCTCTTCCTGAAGCTGATGATCACTCACCATCAGGGTGCGGTCACGATGGCCACCGAAGCCCTCACGGACGGCAACAACGTACTGGTGGAAGAGATGGCCAACGATGTCGTGGCTCAGCAGACCGTCGAGGTGGAGCGCATGCGTGCGCTGATGACCTGA
- a CDS encoding GNAT family N-acetyltransferase, which translates to MDIAPATARAELTFRDATEDDVPVLVRLVESAYRGDASRAGWTTEADILQGQRTDADGVREILADPSGRVLIAEREGETVACCQLEHRGRAAYFGMFAVSPGLQGAGLGKMIIAEAERAARSDWGTDEMHMTVISVREELIAWYERRGYRRTGELTPFPYGDERFGVPQRDDLAFELLVKEL; encoded by the coding sequence ATGGACATCGCACCCGCCACGGCACGGGCAGAACTGACCTTCCGCGACGCGACCGAGGACGACGTCCCGGTCCTCGTGCGACTCGTCGAGTCCGCCTACAGGGGAGACGCGAGCCGGGCGGGATGGACCACGGAGGCGGACATCCTCCAGGGGCAGCGCACCGACGCCGACGGGGTGCGCGAGATCCTCGCCGATCCCTCGGGGCGGGTCCTGATCGCCGAGCGGGAGGGCGAAACCGTCGCCTGCTGTCAGCTCGAACACCGCGGCCGGGCCGCCTACTTCGGCATGTTCGCCGTCAGTCCCGGACTGCAGGGCGCGGGCCTCGGCAAGATGATCATCGCCGAGGCGGAGCGCGCGGCCCGCTCCGACTGGGGGACGGACGAGATGCACATGACGGTGATCTCGGTCCGCGAGGAACTGATCGCCTGGTACGAGCGCCGGGGCTACCGCCGTACGGGAGAGCTGACGCCCTTCCCGTACGGCGACGAGCGCTTCGGGGTCCCGCAGCGCGACGATCTGGCGTTCGAGCTGCTGGTGAAGGAGCTCTAG
- a CDS encoding ArsR/SmtB family transcription factor translates to MTSNAARVLVHPSREEIRVEGVLHALSDPVRLRIVRQLAGAVDELACSRFDLPVSKSTTTHHFRVLRESGVISQFYRGTAKLNCVRAEDLDALFPGLLDSVLGAAALQAERHGES, encoded by the coding sequence GTGACGTCGAACGCCGCTCGCGTGCTCGTCCACCCCTCACGCGAGGAGATCCGTGTCGAGGGAGTACTCCACGCGCTCTCCGACCCGGTCAGGCTGAGGATCGTGCGCCAGCTCGCGGGGGCGGTCGACGAACTGGCCTGCTCCCGCTTCGACCTCCCGGTGTCCAAGTCCACCACCACGCACCACTTCCGGGTGCTCCGCGAGAGCGGCGTCATCAGTCAGTTCTACCGCGGCACGGCCAAGCTGAACTGTGTGCGGGCGGAAGACCTGGACGCCCTGTTCCCCGGGCTGCTCGACAGCGTCCTCGGTGCGGCCGCCCTCCAGGCCGAGCGCCACGGCGAGAGCTGA